Proteins co-encoded in one Eremothecium sinecaudum strain ATCC 58844 chromosome VI, complete sequence genomic window:
- a CDS encoding uncharacterized protein (Syntenic homolog of Ashbya gossypii ADR263W; Syntenic homolog of Saccharomyces cerevisiae YDL085C-A) — MTRGNQRELARQKNLKKQQQDAKSQKKAGDPKKRLQSDADILRQKQQAANERKEQELLEKLKAERSKR, encoded by the coding sequence ATGACAAGGGGTAACCAACGTGAACTTGCAAGACAAaagaatttgaagaagcagcAGCAAGACGCAAAAAGTCAAAAGAAAGCTGGGGACCCTAAAAAGCGCCTACAGTCTGACGCAGATATTTTACGTCAGAAACAACAAGCTGCTAATGAACGAAAGGAACAGGAACTACTGGAGAAGTTAAAAGCTGAACGAAGCAAGCGTTAA
- the LUC7 gene encoding Luc7p (Syntenic homolog of Ashbya gossypii ADR271W; Syntenic homolog of Saccharomyces cerevisiae YDL087C (LUC7)) encodes MLTATEEQRKLIEQLLGKESHKHFKRDLGLHDPKLCKSYIVGECPFELFQGTKQNFGKCPQVHVAKYKLQYQQGLKKGIYYADIEREYYAVLNKFIRDCNGQIEVALKKLEHTPEERAKIMNATSELDIVDSKIGLMIKEIEVLIRSGEVVKAMVQSLKLQTLQKERQELAKKVRDITENVGQSAQQKLQVCKVCGAYLSRLDTDRRLADHFLGKIHLGYVKMRQAIEDLKRRFQERGEDVTQLDYSFAVPTPLLENAQIPGSGSHHARRPTGNAYNRLGGGGYRYNDRYRSSGYRY; translated from the coding sequence ATGCTGACTGCTACTGAGGAGCAACGGAAGCTAATTGAGCAACTATTAGGCAAGGAGTCTCATAAGCATTTTAAGCGGGATTTAGGTCTTCATGATCCAAAACTTTGTAAGAGCTATATAGTAGGTGAATGTCCTTTTGAGTTGTTTCAGGGAACAAAACAAAACTTTGGAAAGTGCCCCCAAGTTCATGTTGCGAAGTACAAGCTGCAATACCAGCAGGGTCTAAAGAAAGGCATTTACTATGCTGATATCGAACGAGAGTACTATGCTGTTTTGAATAAATTTATTCGAGATTGCAACGGGCAGATCGAGGTTGCTCTGAAAAAGCTTGAGCACACTCCAGAAGAGAGGGCGAAGATTATGAATGCGACGAGTGAATTGGATATTGTGGACTCTAAAATTGGACTAATGATAAAAGAGATTGAGGTGCTGATACGATCGGGCGAGGTTGTTAAGGCTATGGTACAATCATTAAAACTTCAGACTTTACAAAAAGAAAGACAGGAACTTGCGAAGAAAGTAAGGGATATTACTGAGAATGTTGGACAGAGTGCGCAACAGAAGTTACAGGTCTGTAAAGTCTGTGGTGCGTATTTGTCGCGACTAGACACTGACAGGAGATTGGCAGACCATTTTCTGGGTAAAATCCATCTTGGGTACGTCAAAATGCGACAGGCAATTGAGGATCTCAAGAGACGTTTCCAGGAGCGAGGTGAAGATGTCACCCAGCTAGACTATAGCTTCGCCGTTCCAACACCATTGTTAGAAAACGCTCAGATTCCTGGAAGTGGATCACATCACGCTAGACGCCCTACGGGCAATGCATACAATAGATTAGGTGGAGGTGGATACAGATACAATGATAGGTATAGGTCATCAGGCTATAGGTATTAA
- the LDO16 gene encoding Ldo16p (Syntenic homolog of Ashbya gossypii ADR267W; Syntenic homolog of Saccharomyces cerevisiae YMR148W (OSW5)), producing MSVWSFVVFWFYLSSFFIVGTITAAFVLPFMTASLFFATGVVICGFFSNLSFKSAQLMYDQFVGILQATLKNMADQVPIIDSGSNQNVTSGDLNTCSLCARMAEADISGSDRSDNYMMGHNDYSESPMVYELSGSPQIQELPDSSQIQELTETVESEGVDSNLQYEDSFQSPQIQEVPASPKIQELRESPQVEMLSRSSQEDIAESPEYSGYFEEQDEQKPVFKEYYSLDDEY from the coding sequence ATGTCAGTCTGGTCATTTGTCGTGTTTTGGTTTTACTTGAGCTCGTTTTTTATAGTTGGGACTATAACAGCGGCTTTCGTACTACCATTTATGACAGCATCGTTATTCTTTGCTACAGGCGTCGTTATATGCGGCTTTTTTAGTAATTTAAGTTTTAAATCCGCTCAGTTAATGTATGACCAATTTGTGGGCATATTACAAGCAACTTTAAAGAATATGGCAGATCAAGTTCCCATTATAGACAGCGGCTCAAATCAAAACGTGACATCAGGAGATTTAAACACGTGCAGTCTGTGCGCTCGAATGGCCGAAGCCGATATTTCTGGGAGTGACCGCTCAGATAACTATATGATGGGACATAATGACTATTCTGAATCGCCCATGGTATACGAGCTGTCGGGATCACCCCAGATCCAAGAGCTCCCTGACAGTTCCCAGATACAGGAATTAACCGAGACAGTCGAAAGCGAAGGAGTAGATAGTAACTTACAGTACGAGGACAGTTTTCAGTCACCGCAAATTCAAGAAGTACCTGCATCTCCGAAAATCCAGGAACTACGTGAATCGCCGCAAGTCGAAATGCTCAGTAGATCATCCCAGGAGGATATCGCTGAATCGCCTGAGTATTCAGGCTATTTTGAGGAGCAAGATGAACAAAAGCCTGTGTTCAAAGAATATTATTCTTTAGATGACGAGTATTGA
- the TIF34 gene encoding translation initiation factor eIF3 subunit i (Syntenic homolog of Ashbya gossypii ADR264C; Syntenic homolog of Saccharomyces cerevisiae YMR146C (TIF34)) — MRPIMMMGHERSLTQVKYNREGDLIFTSGKDKVASVWYSANGERLGTLEGHKGTIWSIDVDEHTDYAITGSADFSIKVWKVQDGSNVHTWEVKTPVRRLEFSPNGDKILAVLDSVMGYEGSISIFTVVRDADHKIVKFEEDPVVEILTQEGCEPVQVASWSYNGKYIVAGHRDGSISKYDGITGEFIQMEQLHKQLITDIQFSPDRTYFITASRDSNAYLVDVETLKALKTYEADCPLNSACITPLKDFVILGGGQDAKDVTTTSAREGKFEAKFYHKLFQVEIGRVDDHFGPVNYIAVSPQGTSYTSGGEDGFVRLHHFDKNYFDFKFDVEKSVDAQKTVEAFTAN, encoded by the coding sequence ATGAGACCAATTATGATGATGGGGCACGAGCGTTCCCTAACGCAAGTGAAATACAACCGCGAAGGCGATTTGATCTTCACCTCCGGTAAGGATAAAGTTGCTTCCGTTTGGTATTCCGCAAATGGTGAGAGACTAGGTACTCTAGAAGGCCACAAAGGTACCATTTGGTCGATTGATGTTGATGAACACACTGACTACGCAATTACCGGTAGTGCAGACTTCAGTATTAAAGTTTGGAAGGTTCAAGACGGGTCCAACGTTCATACATGGGAGGTAAAAACACCGGTGAGGAGGCTAGAATTCTCTCCGAACGGTGATAAAATTCTGGCCGTGTTGGATAGTGTTATGGGCTACGAAGGTTCTATTTCCATCTTCACCGTAGTCAGAGACGCCGACCATAAAATTGTTAAATTTGAAGAGGACCCAGTGGTCGAAATCTTAACTCAAGAAGGGTGCGAACCAGTTCAGGTCGCCTCGTGGTCCTACAACGGTAAGTATATCGTAGCTGGACACCGCGACGGTTCCATCAGCAAATATGACGGCATTACTGGAGAATTTATACAAATGGAGCAGCTTCACAAGCAACTCATCACGGACATCCAGTTCTCTCCTGACCGCACATACTTCATTACCGCTTCCAGAGATAGCAATGCCTACCTAGTGGACGTTGAGACCTTAAAGGCTTTAAAAACCTACGAGGCAGACTGTCCTTTGAACAGTGCATGCATCACGCCGCTAAAAGACTTCGTCATTCTCGGTGGTGGTCAGGACGCGAAGGATGTCACCACAACCAGTGCACGTGAGGGTAAGTTCGAAGCTAAGTTCTACCACAAACTCTTCCAAGTCGAAATCGGCAGAGTCGATGACCATTTCGGTCCTGTCAACTACATTGCCGTCTCTCCTCAAGGTACCTCTTACACATCTGGAGGTGAAGATGGTTTCGTAAGACTTCATCACTTCGACAAAAACTACTTTGACTTCAAGTTCGACGTAGAAAAAAGCGTCGACGCACAAAAAACAGTCGAAGCCTTCACTGCTAACTAG
- the IMP1 gene encoding endopeptidase catalytic subunit IMP1 (Syntenic homolog of Ashbya gossypii ADR269C; Syntenic homolog of Saccharomyces cerevisiae YMR150C (IMP1)), whose translation MNHTLVSWFRTLSYTTRTVCLIHIIHLHLYEFTETRGESMIPTIAASNDYVHALKKYQNGKGVKMGDCIVAVKPTDPSQRVCKRITGMPGDIILVDPSMGSPQNYRAEELDSEALSQMEECFNSYLRVPDGHVWVTGDNLSHSLDSRSYNSLPMGLIRGKIVAANDFNNPFWGGEKGNFWGFRRIENTYIREDK comes from the coding sequence ATGAATCACACACTGGTCTCATGGTTTAGAACTCTATCATATACAACAAGAACTGTATGTTTGATACACATAATACATTTGCACCTTTATGAGTTTACAGAAACAAGAGGAGAGTCAATGATTCCAACCATTGCAGCATCAAATGATTATGTACACGCACTAAAGAAGTATCAGAACGGTAAAGGGGTGAAAATGGGTGATTGTATAGTAGCTGTGAAGCCAACTGATCCTTCCCAAAGAGTTTGCAAAAGGATTACAGGAATGCCTGGCGATATTATTTTGGTAGATCCTAGTATGGGATCACCACAAAACTACAGGGCTGAAGAATTGGACAGCGAAGCACTAAGCCAAATGGAAGAGTGTTTCAATTCATATCTTCGGGTTCCTGATGGGCATGTATGGGTTACAGGAGATAATCTTTCGCATTCTTTAGATTCTAGAAGTTACAATTCTCTTCCAATGGGACTTATTAGAGGTAAAATAGTAGCTGCGAATGACTTCAATAATCCATTCTGGGGAGGTGAAAAGGGTAACTTCTGGGGATTCAGGCGAATTGAGAATACTTACATTAGAGAGGATAAATAG
- the SWP1 gene encoding dolichyl-diphosphooligosaccharide-protein glycotransferase (Syntenic homolog of Ashbya gossypii ADR268W; Syntenic homolog of Saccharomyces cerevisiae YMR149W (SWP1)) → MYFGSIILSIVYFAYAALAFVGSESRVSFKNPDLQNITLPKIDSRYVKLSSPIVVDELHEVVTVEFTIYNSKLPDQATVLVGCLEKSVETHISPEIKKASGSTIYTFKLEIDRLPGSLLHFSAIENIPLTVSLILAGEDKRSKNLFIELFDLKLNFTLDDRPRLPKRFVSLEDIQHTFNKAPNTAPRSYALLFCVVVSLCFVYILLTWLHVFGGSIEMSSGLDLFYKLAFVGCIGAAEHIFTKYYLGSDIFTTLTRILILGVVMPFFGSRVLRYLSSKESVENSNKN, encoded by the coding sequence ATGTACTTTGGCTCTATCATTCTCAGTATAGTGTATTTCGCTTATGCTGCGTTGGCTTTCGTGGGTAGTGAGTCAAGGGTATCCTTCAAGAATCCCGATCTACAGAATATTACGCTTCCCAAGATCGATAGTAGGTACGTGAAGTTATCTAGTCCTATTGTTGTTGATGAGCTTCATGAAGTTGTAACTGTTGAATTCACTATTTACAATTCCAAACTTCCTGACCAGGCGACGGTATTGGTAGGATGCCTTGAAAAATCGGTCGAGACGCATATTAGTCCAGAAATTAAAAAGGCTAGTGGAAGCACTATATATACATTCAAGCTGGAGATTGATAGGCTGCCTGGGTCATTGTTGCATTTTTCTGCTATTGAGAATATCCCATTAACAGTTTCGTTGATATTGGCGGGCGAAGACAAGCGCTCGAAGAACCTATTTATCGAGTTGTTTGATTTGAAGTTGAATTTCACCCTAGATGATCGTCCAAGGTTACCAAAGAGATTTGTTAGCTTAGAGGATATACAGCATACATTCAACAAAGCTCCTAATACGGCACCTAGGTCGTATGCATTGTTGTTCTGCGTTGTGGTTTCTTTATGCTTCGTCTATATTTTACTCACGTGGCTACACGTATTTGGCGGTTCAATTGAAATGTCTAGTGGTTTAGATTTATTCTATAAACTGGCATTTGTTGGCTGTATTGGAGCAGCAGAGCATATTTTCACCAAGTATTACCTAGGCTCGGACATTTTCACGACGTTGACACGCATTTTGATTCTTGGGGTTGTTATGCCGTTTTTCGGATCTAGAGTACTGCGTTACCTTTCGAGCAAAGAGTCTGTTGAAAACAGTAACAAGAATTAA
- the ASM4 gene encoding FG-nucleoporin ASM4 (Syntenic homolog of Ashbya gossypii ADR272W; Syntenic homolog of Saccharomyces cerevisiae YMR153W (NUP53) and YDL088C (ASM4)) — protein sequence MNSIFGAQTSNPPGNRFTNLSVNFPQQQQTASQQQNTVLQPQNGQQGLLGAQGQYNQNESNPPSWFHNPRKRTIPQTIIKRSSKPTTSEGATSTSSSGNSSSAPNSGFGLISFGSKKSTIFNSRSTTQGTDVLTSGNLIDSNEAPPMKSLYDLQREDEFGSVMPASNESNKKSLALGKTKETTSMRNVFDRDVQQQENQEEQANSAAATNHNESAVLVFGYPESISNQIILHFSKFGNILEEFEVLRGVSGMNNAILRAAHSQNLENHKKYPIFTGDGWIKLTYDSPSSALRALQENGTVYGGSLIGCVPYNKQAVEQLASCRIEKSDDIGGVNFSVNQTPNNNLPSSSSNNESQQIPPPHDEDHARFTFSTRKLDLKDGASLFVHSGNSHNHNFLKNLEDRMRQHEAQVQANTGIVNKINSWLFGWNDL from the coding sequence ATGAATTCCATTTTTGGCGCACAAACCTCCAATCCTCCTGGAAACAGGTTCACTAACCTTTCTGTAAATTTTCCTCAACAGCAACAGACTGCATCACAACAACAAAACACCGTTCTTCAGCCTCAAAATGGCCAACAAGGTCTTCTAGGTGCTCAAGGACAATACAATCAAAACGAGAGTAACCCACCAAGTTGGTTTCATAATCCCAGAAAAAGGACTATCCCTCAAACCATTATAAAAAGGTCATCGAAACCTACCACATCTGAGGGAGCTACTTCAACTTCAAGTTCAGGAAATAGTTCATCAGCTCCAAATTCCGGTTTTGGATTGATTTCTTTTGGGTCCAAGAAATCCACTATATTCAATTCAAGGTCCACGACACAAGGGACTGATGTTTTGACTTCCGGCAATTTAATTGATTCTAATGAAGCCCCACCCATGAAATCCCTCTATGACTTGCAAAGGGAGGATGAATTTGGGTCTGTCATGCCTGCAAGTAATGAATCAAATAAAAAGTCGCTAGCGCTTGGAAAGACAAAGGAAACTACATCCATGCGTAATGTTTTTGACAGAGACGTTCAACAGCAAGAAAATCAAGAGGAACAAGCAAATTCAGCTGCTGCAACAAATCACAATGAGAGTGCTGTGCTGGTGTTTGGGTATCCAGAATCCATCTCGAACCAAATAATTCTTCATTTTTCCAAGTTTGGTAACATTCTGGAAGAGTTTGAAGTTTTAAGAGGTGTCTCAGGTATGAATAACGCAATACTGAGAGCGGCTCACAGCCAAAACCTTGAGAATCATAAGAAATACCCAATTTTCACTGGAGACGGCTGGATTAAATTGACATACGACTCTCCTTCTTCTGCGCTACGTGCATTGCAAGAAAACGGAACTGTTTACGGTGGTAGTTTAATTGGGTGTGTTCCTTATAATAAACAGGCTGTTGAACAACTGGCGTCATGCAGGATTGAGAAGTCCGACGACATTGGTGGGGTAAACTTTAGCGTTAACCAGACACCAAACAACAATTTACCAAGCTCAAGCTCTAATAATGAGAGCCAACAAATACCGCCTCCTCATGATGAAGATCATGCCAGATTTACTTTCTCTACAAGGAAGTTGGATTTAAAGGATGGGGCTTCTTTATTCGTGCATAGTGGCAACTCCCATAACCATAACTTTTTAAAGAACCTTGAAGATAGGATGAGACAACACGAAGCCCAAGTTCAAGCAAATACTGGTATTGTAAACAAAATCAACAGCTGGCTGTTTGGCTGGAATGACTTATAA
- the SRL4 gene encoding Srl4p (Syntenic homolog of Ashbya gossypii ADR270C; Syntenic homolog of Saccharomyces cerevisiae YPL033C (SRL4)), which translates to MTSALIGRIVRKLYKYTAKLDNLIGPGKYLDNSVDKVLILGGTSNIFGVEVIKILLFEEGINVVNLDTVDHRELVYEENEENASVGHVESETVRPKAAKEGEYHFIKCESTCDKNHVLDGLNKVLEGDYGISVFINNVNEGLFEFMQGGTDPPLSHAPLDLKRNSFILGNQGQFQDLLNSNLINVMISVKFFLNEIVPQTMRQHGDRDQPPGFYIINTTNTISLHAPAFAGYFAASKAGLNQFHESLTSELGFYNNDCRIKTLLAFLPFYSTHTVSNVPWAEYAGVFIRALKLGRSGEMTLNFVPGRFSVAKFTAMSHRTRYWRAYEPYWWEKLLVAVSHGYPHVTNYLKPPRNVTSIASPSSRHVN; encoded by the coding sequence ATGACATCGGCTTTGATTGGAAGGATAGTGCGGAAGTTATACAAATACACTGCGAAGTTAGATAATCTCATCGGCCCTGGCAAGTACTTGGACAATTCTGTAGATAAGGTTTTGATATTGGGCGGCACTTCAAATATCTTTGGAGTGGAAGTGATAAAGATATTGCTATTTGAAGAGGGTATAAATGTAGTTAATCTAGATACTGTGGATCATAGAGAGCTAGTTTACGAGGAAAACGAGGAAAATGCCTCTGTTGGGCATGTAGAGAGTGAAACAGTTAGGCCGAAGGCGGCTAAAGAAGGAGAGTACCATTTTATTAAGTGTGAGAGCACTTGCGATAAAAACCATGTATTAGATGGGCTAAACAAAGTTTTAGAAGGGGATTATGGCATTTCTGTGTTCATCAACAATGTGAACGAAGGGTTATTTGAGTTTATGCAAGGGGGTACAGATCCTCCTTTGTCACACGCACCGCTAGACCTCAAAAGAAACTCATTTATCCTTGGTAACCAGGGGCAATTCCAGGATTTGTTGAATTCTAACTTGATAAACGTTATGATATCCGTCAAGTTCTTCTTAAATGAAATCGTTCCCCAGACAATGCGTCAACATGGCGACCGTGATCAGCCGCCAGGGTTCTACATTATCAATACAACTAATACTATATCTTTGCATGCACCAGCTTTTGCAGGCTACTTTGCAGCTAGCAAAGCCGGTCTCAACCAATTCCATGAAAGTTTGACGTCAGAATTGGGATTCTATAATAATGACTGCAGAATAAAAACACTATTAGCATTTCTACCGTTTTACAGCACGCATACAGTTAGCAACGTCCCTTGGGCCGAGTATGCGGGGGTTTTTATACGAGCATTGAAATTAGGTAGAAGTGGGGAGATGACCTTGAACTTTGTTCCGGGCAGGTTCTCTGTGGCGAAGTTCACGGCGATGAGCCACCGTACACGGTACTGGCGGGCATATGAACCTTACTGGTGGGAGAAGCTATTGGTGGCTGTCTCACATGGCTATCCCCATGTTACGAACTATCTAAAGCCTCCAAGGAATGTAACGAGCATAGCTTCGCCTAGTTCACGTCACGTGAACTAA
- the NUR1 gene encoding Nur1p (Syntenic homolog of Ashbya gossypii ADR273C; Syntenic homolog of Saccharomyces cerevisiae YDL089W (NUR1)): protein MSFRISKQEQHPIDPNAEAEYVAEEFYSDDEDGNETLLEWVVRHTISSPYDYYLSINEDIELIDWDSKAKTVARPLGSFLTFLLFTIRFLQDNLVKPNYQRINKNNDGFDLSRSKKIQEYEYFAKYQTARWDSSNWHTTSLGVLDKIFKVMVMVLVFLNVMLTYRFLFRYFQSYSLFYLKERPKSNNVTKKSIHDLAYRYVEDVSRGSLWSMLKYVFRREKALPDEQDDEYYYELRKWSPNSFLTSLFVSFSPISVAYLIFLDVSFISAIPAIISEYIFWFVIINRYEDRILDEKAVFRGIEAELDAKILKPSTSVKTQDAIVDATPYGDGFVRFYPSFTTTRCKVFSTYSLNGEIVKEKYSTKTRRFEDVINGNAINRIHNHDERFKGNAHLSHKYAGAVPNKYVNYIRHETAVPRYLNRGFMSSSSAPSTPLMQHGINQNQADYSMMGNVSRGDNIYNDVSRNDTLRDYRRHHSTSPLKRDVLHPSMVLPDEGHSHFLPNPIEFEHFMMQDMINNGRSPAASTCSHKPSRNNSVSPFRLSRRGSVENRQH, encoded by the coding sequence ATGTCATTTAGGATCTCAAAACAAGAGCAGCATCCAATTGACCCGAACGCCGAAGCTGAATACGTAGCCGAAGAGTTTTACtctgatgatgaagatggTAATGAAACATTGTTAGAATGGGTAGTACGTCACACGATATCATCACCATATGATTACTACTTATCAATTAAtgaagatattgaattAATAGATTGGGATAGTAAGGCAAAAACAGTTGCGCGTCCTTTGGGTAGTTTTTTGACATTCCTGTTATTTACTATAAGATTTCTACAAGACAATCTAGTAAAACCAAATTACCAAAGGATAAATAAAAATAACGATGGATTTGATTTATCAAGATCTAAAAAAATTCAAGAATATGAATACTTTGCTAAATATCAAACAGCCCGCTGGGACTCAAGTAACTGGCATACGACGTCATTAGGGGTGCTAGATAAGATTTTTAAGGTGATGGTAATGGTACTGGTTTTTCTAAATGTTATGTTGACTTACAGGTTTCTGTTTAGGTACTTCCAATCGTATTCGTTATTTTATTTGAAAGAACGCCCTAAGTCGAATAATGTAACTAAGAAATCTATACATGATTTAGCATACAGGTATGTTGAGGATGTGTCTAGAGGATCGCTTTGGTCCATGTTGAAATATGTTTTCCGGAGGGAAAAAGCTCTACCTGATGAGCAGGATGACGAATATTACTACGAACTTCGGAAATGGTCTCCCAATTCCTTTTTAACGTCCTTATTTGTATCTTTTTCTCCAATATCGGTCGCTTATCTTATATTTTTAGACGTTTCTTTCATTTCGGCAATACCAGCTATTATAAGTGAGTATATATTCTGGTTTGTCATTATTAATCGCTATGAAGATAGGATATTAGATGAAAAAGCGGTGTTTAGAGGAATCGAAGCAGAACTTGATGCCAAGATTTTGAAACCTAGTACCTCAGTAAAGACCCAGGATGCAATTGTTGATGCAACACCCTATGGTGATGGATTTGTTAGATTTTACCCCTCTTTCACTACGACAAGGTGTAAGGTGTTTAGCACCTACTCTTTAAATGGTGAAATAGTGAAAGAAAAGTACAGTACTAAAACTCGCCGCTTTGAGGATGTGATAAATGGAAATGCAATTAATAGAATTCATAATCACGATGAAAGATTTAAGGGTAATGCACACCTATCTCACAAATACGCTGGAGCAGTCCCAAATAAGTATGTGAATTACATAAGGCATGAGACCGCTGTGCCTAGATACCTTAACCGAGGCTTTatgtcttcttcatctGCCCCTTCAACACCCTTAATGCAACATGGTATTAACCAAAATCAAGCAGATTATTCTATGATGGGTAACGTTTCTAGAGGTGATAATATATACAATGATGTTTCCAGGAACGACACATTAAGAGATTACAGAAGACATCATTCAACCAGTCCGCTTAAAAGGGATGTGCTGCACCCGTCAATGGTCCTTCCAGATGAAGGGCATTCCCATTTTCTACCTAATCCCATAGAATTTGAACACTTCATGATGCAAGACATGATTAATAATGGCCGTAGTCCGGCTGCCTCAACCTGTAGTCACAAGCCTTCGAGAAATAATAGCGTGAGTCCATTTAGGTTGAGTAGAAGAGGGTCTGTTGAAAATAGACAGCATTGA
- a CDS encoding HFL117Cp (Syntenic homolog of Eremothecium cymbalariae Ecym_5602; no homolog in Ashbya gossypii; no homolog in Saccharomyces cerevisiae), producing the protein MMPKEDTRKPVISMLLESTTSEEDYIQGSCETECACNCAQEELTDEEGVHIRLVELPSEPIFDSLGSEDTINWPVCDTANLTTDVQDTDQLFFDHPHMETSSIDKIYAKLYSRTSEIMYSVIYFGKNIYAKCHQAYCYGLVNLSAKYPTLGSWL; encoded by the coding sequence ATGATGCCAAAGGAAGATACAAGGAAGCCGGTAATTTCAATGCTCCTTGAATCTACAACAAGTGAAGAAGACTATATACAAGGCAGTTGTGAAACGGAATGTGCTTGCAATTGTGCTCAAGAAGAGCTTACTGACGAAGAAGGAGTTCATATAAGGCTAGTAGAACTTCCCTCAGAACCAATATTTGATTCGCTAGGATCAGAGGATACCATTAATTGGCCCGTTTGTGACACAGCTAATTTAACGACTGACGTACAAGACACAGACCAGCTGTTTTTCGATCATCCACATATGGAGACGAGTTCAATTGATAAAATATATGCCAAGCTCTACTCTAGAACATCAGAAATAATGTATTCTGTCATATATTTTGGCAAAAATATTTATGCTAAATGTCACCAAGCCTACTGCTACGGCCTTGTAAATTTAAGTGCCAAATACCCAACTCTGGGCAGCTGGCTATAG